From one Micrococcales bacterium genomic stretch:
- a CDS encoding ATP-binding protein, with protein MTHGFIVGMTGSGKTGLGVGLIEECLDAGVPCLLIDPKGDLTNLALVFPGLSGPEFEPWVDPAQAKAAGVPTADFAAQQADTWKQGLAPWGIAEAQMAAFKAKFDVAIFTPGSSAGVPLNVLGSLQAPQTDDQEVLTDEIDGYVTSLLSVVGISADPLSSREHILLSNIIAMAWGAGEDIDLPTLLARVNQPPMRKLGVFDLDEFFPPKDRLAFAMKLNAVLAAPGFASWIAGQPIDIQSMLWAPDGRPRCAIVTTAHLSDEDRQSATSLVLSKFVTWMRRQSGTTDLRALLYMDEVAGYLPPTANPPTKKPIMLLMKQARAFGVGVVLSTQNPVDIDYKALSNAGTWMIGRLTTENDKARLLEGMPPGADISQLISGLGKRQFLLRKAGQNDVELFGTRWVRSYLRGPMTRDQIQRVTAGPEPSEVPTSPEQTAAPATPPIATQPEAPPPGAAPTLGAAAAPAGGPAAAVPDQVPEPQPADDETPVMPAVAEGVAVSYLDPAAPWAGQVGAVAPGPTGPRLQAAVVARVLLRYQLPDASHDEEYEAVLFPAPEQSLQLSPLVVDYDDRDLLAPAPANARYVLPAAKVGTKTYWSTLTKDLTDHLVANESLEVLSNPDLKMFARVGEGPEAFAARCQQVAAGEADKKAAPLRSKYEGKLRSLQTRLAGASTRAQQASAAVSGSVMDSAASVLGGFLGGRRSVSSISAAARRAQSAKNRADTARAKVDEVQMQINDLEAELTAELQALDAEWTAKAATIAPVEVTLKRTQIRVADLRLVWVPVS; from the coding sequence GTGACCCACGGGTTCATCGTCGGCATGACCGGCTCCGGCAAGACCGGTCTCGGGGTGGGACTGATCGAGGAATGCCTGGACGCCGGCGTGCCGTGCCTGCTCATCGACCCGAAGGGCGACCTGACCAACCTGGCGCTGGTGTTCCCGGGGCTGAGCGGTCCGGAGTTCGAACCGTGGGTCGACCCCGCGCAGGCCAAGGCTGCCGGGGTGCCCACCGCTGATTTCGCCGCGCAGCAGGCGGACACGTGGAAGCAAGGGCTCGCGCCGTGGGGCATCGCCGAGGCGCAGATGGCGGCGTTCAAGGCGAAGTTCGATGTCGCGATCTTCACCCCCGGCTCGTCCGCCGGCGTCCCGCTCAACGTCCTGGGCTCCCTGCAGGCCCCGCAGACCGACGATCAGGAGGTGCTGACCGACGAGATCGACGGGTACGTGACCAGCCTGCTGTCGGTCGTCGGGATCTCAGCGGACCCGTTGAGCAGCCGCGAGCACATCCTGCTGTCCAACATCATCGCGATGGCGTGGGGGGCCGGGGAGGACATCGACCTGCCCACCCTGCTGGCCCGCGTCAACCAACCGCCGATGCGCAAACTCGGGGTCTTCGACCTCGACGAGTTCTTCCCGCCGAAGGACCGGCTGGCGTTCGCGATGAAGCTCAACGCCGTGCTCGCCGCCCCGGGTTTCGCCTCGTGGATCGCCGGGCAGCCGATCGACATCCAGTCGATGCTGTGGGCGCCTGACGGCCGTCCGCGCTGCGCGATCGTCACCACCGCGCACCTGTCCGACGAGGACCGGCAGAGCGCCACGTCGCTGGTCTTGAGCAAGTTCGTCACGTGGATGCGCCGGCAGAGCGGCACCACCGACCTGCGGGCGTTGCTCTACATGGACGAGGTCGCCGGCTACCTCCCGCCGACTGCCAACCCCCCGACCAAGAAGCCGATCATGCTGCTCATGAAGCAGGCGCGGGCGTTCGGCGTCGGCGTCGTGCTCAGCACGCAGAACCCGGTGGACATCGACTACAAGGCGCTGAGCAACGCCGGGACGTGGATGATCGGCCGACTCACCACCGAGAACGACAAGGCCCGCCTGCTGGAGGGGATGCCACCGGGCGCTGACATCTCGCAGCTGATCTCCGGGCTCGGCAAGCGGCAGTTCCTCCTCCGCAAGGCCGGGCAGAACGACGTCGAGTTGTTCGGCACGCGGTGGGTGCGCAGTTACCTGCGCGGGCCGATGACCCGTGATCAGATCCAGCGGGTCACGGCCGGGCCGGAACCGTCGGAGGTCCCCACCTCCCCGGAGCAGACCGCGGCACCGGCCACCCCGCCAATCGCGACTCAGCCGGAGGCCCCGCCGCCGGGTGCCGCGCCCACCCTCGGCGCCGCCGCCGCACCGGCCGGTGGCCCAGCTGCAGCGGTGCCCGACCAGGTACCGGAGCCGCAGCCCGCCGACGACGAGACCCCGGTCATGCCCGCGGTGGCCGAGGGGGTGGCGGTGTCCTACCTCGACCCGGCCGCGCCGTGGGCCGGGCAGGTGGGGGCGGTCGCCCCGGGTCCCACCGGCCCCCGCCTGCAGGCCGCGGTCGTGGCGCGGGTCCTGCTGCGCTACCAGTTGCCCGACGCTTCCCACGACGAGGAGTACGAGGCGGTGCTGTTCCCCGCCCCCGAGCAGTCGCTGCAGTTGTCCCCGCTGGTGGTCGACTACGACGACCGCGACCTGCTCGCCCCGGCTCCGGCCAACGCCCGCTACGTGCTACCGGCGGCGAAGGTGGGCACGAAGACGTACTGGTCGACATTGACCAAGGACCTCACAGACCACCTTGTGGCGAACGAGTCACTCGAAGTGCTGAGCAACCCGGACCTGAAGATGTTCGCACGCGTCGGGGAGGGCCCGGAAGCGTTCGCGGCGCGCTGCCAGCAGGTGGCGGCGGGTGAGGCGGACAAGAAGGCCGCACCGCTGCGGTCGAAGTACGAGGGCAAGTTGCGCAGCTTGCAGACGCGGCTGGCCGGGGCGTCGACGCGGGCGCAGCAGGCCAGCGCGGCGGTGAGCGGCAGCGTCATGGATTCGGCCGCGTCGGTGCTCGGCGGCTTCCTCGGCGGCCGCCGGTCGGTGTCGTCGATCAGCGCCGCCGCCCGGCGTGCCCAGAGCGCGAAGAACCGGGCGGACACCGCGCGGGCCAAGGTCGACGAGGTGCAGATGCAGATCAACGACCTCGAGGCCGAACTGACCGCCGAACTGCAGGCCCTCGACGCCGAATGGACTGCCAAGGCAGCCACGATCGCGCCGGTGGAGGTGACCTTGAAGCGCACCCAGATCCGGGTGGCCGACCTGCGGCTAGTGTGGGTCCCGGTGAGTTGA